From the Flexistipes sp. genome, the window CTGCCGCTAACCGTCTACACCCTCCTCTCATAATTGTTTTTATTTGCAAATATTTATCCACTTTACATTCCAACACAGGGTGTGACCGCTAACCGGCAGTACGTTTCTCAGACATCGGCTGTTTCATTTGTGCAAATTACATTGAAATCAGTTTTATATTAGCTAAGTATATGTAAAACAATATTTTTATATAATTATTGGGGGTGATACCAGTAAGCCTGCTTAAGAGGAGTGAGATGGTGAAGTGGGGAGATAGAGCTAAGTGCTAAGTTTTAAGTACCATGGTCAACTTTGGTTATTTCGCTGGACATAGCATTTAACCACTACTACCTCAAATACCTTTGGAAGGATTAAATTTATTAAATTGTTTGAAAACCTTAAATCAGTTTTATCAGAACTGTCAGTGTAATTCCGGAAACAAAAGTTGTTACAAAAATAATTGCAGACATGAGGTGAGGCGACCTGTTAAACCTGATTGCATAAAGCAGGGTGAGCACGGCAACAGGACCGGAAGTCTGTAAAAGGGCTACATTTTGTTCGAGAGAGTGGATATTTAACATTTTAAGCATCAAGAAAGCAAGTACAGGAGATACTATGAGGCGTAGAAATGTGGCAATTCCTATAACTTTGATAAAACCGAACTCTATTTTTATTGAAGAAAGCTGTAAGCCGAGTACAAAAATCATCATGGGAATTGCAGCCTGACTGACCAGAGCAAGACTTTTGTCTATGCTTGAAGGCAAGTTGATTCCCATAAAGTTAAGCAGGAGTGCGGCTATCATTCCATGAAAAATAGGTATTTTAAGGATATCTATCAAAATGTCAGGAATCCTGGATTTATCGCTGCTGATATAAATAGCAATTGTGCTTAGTGGGATACTGAAAGCTATAAAATATATTATTGAATATACTTTAGCATCTGTTCCGTATGTGAAAAAAATCAAAGGCAGGCCGAAATTACCTGTATTCATCATGGAAGCTGCAAGGACTAATGGTATTTTCTGAGAAGAATTCAGTCTGAATATGTAATAACAGCCATAAGCAGCTGCCATTAATCCGAAAGTCAGTAGAAATGCAAAAATTATCGGCAGGATTAGAGCTTCTGGACTGATGTTATACTTTACAAGTGCTTCAAAGGTCATTATTGGTGCCAGGACTGTTAGTGTAATATTTGCTATATCCTTGATATTGGGTTTGA encodes:
- a CDS encoding AEC family transporter, with the protein product MEFLLIFNKSILPIFLILSIAFIYYRIFKPNIKDIANITLTVLAPIMTFEALVKYNISPEALILPIIFAFLLTFGLMAAAYGCYYIFRLNSSQKIPLVLAASMMNTGNFGLPLIFFTYGTDAKVYSIIYFIAFSIPLSTIAIYISSDKSRIPDILIDILKIPIFHGMIAALLLNFMGINLPSSIDKSLALVSQAAIPMMIFVLGLQLSSIKIEFGFIKVIGIATFLRLIVSPVLAFLMLKMLNIHSLEQNVALLQTSGPVAVLTLLYAIRFNRSPHLMSAIIFVTTFVSGITLTVLIKLI